From the Cryptomeria japonica chromosome 2, Sugi_1.0, whole genome shotgun sequence genome, one window contains:
- the LOC131073234 gene encoding alpha pinene synthase, chloroplastic — protein sequence MSLGCITPLASAMVGMRLPLHKPPPIHHNPFTKLYPSRRRVAQIPINMAFITTDEQGITRRIGNHHPNLWDDDFLQSLPKSYDAPCYGERAEKVIKEIKGMFNALPLHSSSADDLYKRLSMVDDLERLGIDRHFQTEIKAALDYVYRYWDDMNGIGCGRESPCTDLNTTALGFRILRLHRYGVSSGVLQQFKSKDGQFLYSNNQSNEKDLRSILNLFRASLIAFPKEQVLDDAKSFSTAYLKQALPNINNTNLSKEIKFNLEYGWHTNVPRLEARTYIDIYGDVKTSNSIFNSKLLELAKLDFNMIQSIQQRELQILSRWWTESGLGKLEFARHRHVEFYFWAAGGCIEPKYSTFRIGFAKMATFVTCLDDIYDTYGTLDELKVFTEAIKRWDFASLEGLPEFMKLTFKVFDEGLRDMAREAEKTQGRDTLDYARKAWEVYIDAYFQEAKWLAMGYMPSLEEYLENGKVSSGARVVTLQPILSLDVPLSSDVIKEIDYPSRFDELLCLTLRLRGDTKTFKAEADRGEVVSCITCYMKDHPGSTEEDALEYLNSLIDENLKELNWEYLKPDSVPIISKDHAYVLSKGLQLLYKERDGFSVSGIDTKNLITKTMIEPVPM from the exons ATGTCTCTGGGTTGCATTACACCTTTGGCTTCCGCCATGGTTGGAATGAGGTTACCACTTCATAAGCCTCCTCCTATTCACCATAACCCTTTCACCAAACTATACCCATCACGCCGCAGAGTAGCTCAAATTCCAATCAATATGGCGTTTATTACCACTGATGAACAAGGCATCACACGCCGCATTGGCAATCATCACCCCAACTTGTGGGATGATGATTTCCTTCAATCCCTCCCTAAATCTTATGAC GCTCCCTGTTATGGTGAACGTGCTGAGAAGGTGATTAAGGAGATCAAGGGAATGTTCAATGCCCTTCCTCTGCACTCTTCATCTGCAGACGATCTGTATAAACGTCTTTCAATGGTAGACGATTTAGAACGCCTTGGAATTGACCGCCATTTCCAAACTGAAATAAAAGCAGCTCTTGACTATGTTTACAG GTATTGGGATGATATGAATGGCATTGGGTGTGGTAGAGAGAGTCCTTGCACGGATCTGAACACCACAGCCTTGGGTTTCCGAATTCTTCGCCTGCACAGATATGGCGTCTCTTCAG GTGTGTTGCAGCAGTTCAAAAGTAAAGATGGACAATTTTTGTATTCAAATAATCAATCAAATGAAAAGGATCTAAGAAGTATTCTAAATTTATTTCGAGCTTCACTTATTGCATTTCCTAAGGAGCAAGTTTTGGATGATGCAAAATCCTTTTCTACTGCATATTTAAAACAAGCTCTACCAAATATCAATAATACTAATCTTTCAAAAGAG ATAAAATTCAATCTAGAGTATGGTTGGCACACCAATGTGCCTAGGTTGGAAGCAAGGACATATATTGACATATATGGAGATGTCAAGACTAGCAACAG TATTTTCAACTCAAAACTTTTAGAACTAGCAAAGTTGGACTTTAATATGATCCAATCAATTCAACAACGAGAGCTTCAAATTCTCTCAAG ATGGTGGACAGAGTCTGGCCTAGGTAAACTAGAGTTTGCTCGCCATCGTCATGTGGAATTTTACTTTTGGGCAGCCGGAGGGTGTATTGAGCCGAAATATTCTACATTTAGAATTGGGTTTGCAAAGATGGCTACATTTGTCACTTGTTTGGATGATATTTATGACACTTATGGAACTCTGGATGAGCTTAAAGTCTTCACGGAAGCCATAAAGAG GTGGGATTTTGCATCCTTAGAAGGACTTCCAGAATTTATGAAATTGACATTCAAAGTGTTTGATGAGGGATTGAGGGACATGGCTCGAGAGGCTGAAAAAACTCAAGGCAGAGACACACTTGACTATGCGCGTAAAGCt TGGGAAGTTTACATAGATGCTTACTTTCAAGAAGCAAAGTGGCTTGCTATGGGCTATATGCCATCTTTGGAGGAATATTTAGAGAATGGAAAAGTAAGCTCCGGGGCTCGTGTTGTAACCTTACAACCTATACTCTCATTAGATGTGCCCCTTTCTAGTGATGTTATTAAAGAAATTGATTATCCATCAAGGTTTGATGAGCTTTTATGCTTAACCCTTAGATTAAGAGGCGACACAAAGACTTTCAAG GCTGAAGCAGATCGTGGAGAAGTAGTATCATGCATAACATGTTATATGAAAGATCATCCTGGATCTACTGAAGAAGATGCATTGGAGTATCTCAATTCTTTAATTGATGAAAATCTCAAAGAATTAAATTGGGAATATTTAAAACCTGATAGTGTTCCCATAATCAGCAAGGATCATGCATATGTTTTATCAAAAGGTCTACAACTTCTCTACAAAGAAAGAGATGGATTTAGTGTCTCGGGCATTGATACAAAGAATCTTATCACCAAAACTATGATTGAACCAGTGCCTATGTGA